The Pseudomonadota bacterium genome has a segment encoding these proteins:
- a CDS encoding zinc-dependent alcohol dehydrogenase family protein, with protein sequence MKAMVLNKTCKISEDPHPLELTDLPIPVPKEDEVLIKVSTCGVCHTELDEIEGRTPPPRLPIILGHQIVGRIEKTGKKVKKLKKGDRVGVGWIHSACGTCRFCLEGNENLCTHFEATGRDINGGYAEYAVVPENFSYLIPSPFSDMEAAPLLCAGAIGYRSIRHTEMKDGDNLGLIGFGASAHIVLQMAQYRFPHSKFFVFARSDGERAFAQELGAQWTGDIEDDPPESLNCAIDTTPVWKPILEGLRHLERGGRLVINAIRKEEIDKQTLLELDYPGHLWLEKEIKSVANVAGRDISEFLELAAKIPIKPEVQEYGLEDANKALVELKERKIRGAKVLRISKE encoded by the coding sequence ATGAAAGCAATGGTATTGAACAAAACCTGCAAAATCAGTGAGGACCCACATCCCCTTGAACTTACAGATTTACCTATTCCTGTCCCGAAAGAAGATGAAGTCCTTATTAAGGTTTCTACCTGCGGTGTCTGCCATACAGAACTTGACGAGATTGAGGGAAGAACACCTCCACCCAGGCTTCCTATTATTCTCGGACACCAGATTGTGGGAAGGATAGAAAAAACAGGCAAAAAGGTGAAGAAACTAAAGAAGGGCGACAGGGTGGGCGTCGGATGGATTCATTCTGCATGTGGAACTTGCAGGTTCTGTCTTGAAGGCAATGAAAATCTTTGCACTCATTTTGAAGCCACAGGCAGGGATATTAACGGCGGATACGCCGAATACGCCGTTGTTCCGGAAAATTTCTCCTATTTGATACCCAGTCCATTCTCTGACATGGAAGCAGCACCGCTTTTATGTGCCGGTGCTATAGGTTACCGGTCGATACGGCATACAGAAATGAAAGACGGTGATAATCTCGGTCTTATCGGATTCGGCGCATCTGCTCATATTGTTCTGCAGATGGCACAATACAGGTTTCCACATTCCAAGTTTTTTGTTTTCGCACGCAGCGACGGGGAACGTGCCTTTGCACAAGAACTCGGCGCTCAATGGACAGGAGATATTGAAGACGACCCCCCGGAAAGTCTCAATTGCGCCATTGATACAACGCCGGTCTGGAAACCTATTCTTGAAGGATTAAGGCATCTTGAGAGGGGCGGCAGGCTCGTCATAAATGCCATACGGAAGGAGGAAATAGACAAGCAAACCCTTCTTGAGCTTGATTATCCGGGTCATCTATGGCTTGAAAAAGAGATTAAAAGCGTTGCTAATGTAGCAGGCAGGGACATAAGCGAATTTCTCGAGCTGGCGGCAAAAATACCTATAAAACCGGAAGTACAGGAATACGGGCTTGAAGACGCTAATAAAGCCCTCGTGGAACTTAAAGAAAGAAAAATCCGCGGAGCAAAAGTGTTAAGGATTTCCAAAGAATAA
- a CDS encoding efflux RND transporter permease subunit, which yields MNLSEIWIKRPVMTILVMFGILFFGILSYMALPINNLPATDFPTIQVSASLPGASPETMASSIAKPLEKSFSSIAGLTSMSSQSFQGSTTIILQFTLDRNIDNCAQDVSAKISAAQGDLPQNMPSPPTYDKVNPSDEPIIYFALTSETMPLNKLNDYAENILAQNFSTVNGVSQVIVYGRKYAVRIQVNPKLLANKGIGINDVENAVKKSNVNLPGGTLDGQFQSFTIDSNGQLMAAEPYRQMIVGYNKGNPVRIKDIGDAVDGVERDKQFAAWYGTRDKCQYAIVLAIKKQPGANAVKVSEGIKEVIPKLKKMIPESIEWHTIYDSSEYIEESISDVQFTLILTIFIVLIVIFLFLRSFRSTIIPNIAIPLSIIATFSAMDLMGYSLNNLSLMALVLAVGLVVDDAIVMLENVVRRMEMGEDAMTASLNGSKEIGFTIISMTLSLVVVFIPILLMPGLIGRLFREFAVSIAVSILLSGFISITLTPMLCSRLLKGFSEKKEEGKFYQSIEHIINMGTAHYGSTLKFVLGHRLMTLVFTVLILLGTGFMFMKIPKGFLPSQDQNFYMAYIQAADRISFDDMVKHQTAANEIVQKDPDIDTFVSIAGLNTYSQGIIFVDTKNLKERKRSIDQIVDDIRPKLNNIPGLFAFPQNPPPIQIGAGKSLAQYQLTLQGSDLNELYRFAGIFETRMKVLPGMTDVNTDVKLNNPKIYINVDRDKAATLGLSLDQIQNAFFSAYASRKISTIYAALNEYYVILEVQPEFKQDPNALSYLYIQTSAGKLVPLSTVASLVQTTGPTSVNHTGQLTSATVSFNLKPGYSIGNAVESAKKIAADVNLPTGLSYSFQGSADEFQKSFGSMGFLLAITILILYMILGILYESFIHPITILTALPLAGFGAILTLFIFGRDLDMYGMVGIILLIGIVKKNGIMMVDFALEAERTEGLSSEDSIHKACLIRFRPIMMTTLAALFGSMPLALGIGAGGDARQPMGLAVVGGLLFSQLMTLYVTPVFYVYFDKLNKRLTDKHKNSAKVVIISK from the coding sequence GTGAATCTTTCAGAAATATGGATAAAAAGACCGGTCATGACCATTCTGGTCATGTTCGGCATACTTTTTTTCGGTATCTTAAGCTATATGGCGCTACCGATTAACAACCTTCCGGCCACAGACTTTCCGACTATACAGGTTTCCGCTTCATTGCCAGGGGCAAGCCCCGAGACCATGGCATCATCCATTGCCAAGCCTCTGGAAAAATCCTTTTCAAGCATAGCAGGGTTGACATCCATGTCATCACAGAGTTTTCAGGGGTCTACCACTATCATCCTTCAGTTTACACTTGACCGCAACATTGACAATTGCGCTCAGGATGTTAGCGCCAAGATCAGTGCTGCTCAGGGCGATCTGCCACAGAATATGCCGAGCCCGCCCACCTATGATAAAGTGAACCCCTCTGACGAGCCAATTATTTATTTTGCCCTTACTTCAGAAACAATGCCCCTGAATAAGCTGAATGATTACGCGGAGAACATACTGGCACAAAATTTCTCAACAGTAAACGGCGTGTCACAGGTCATCGTATACGGACGGAAATATGCGGTCCGTATACAGGTAAATCCGAAACTTCTTGCCAATAAGGGGATCGGAATAAACGATGTGGAGAATGCAGTAAAAAAGAGCAATGTTAACCTTCCTGGTGGAACGCTGGATGGTCAATTTCAGTCCTTTACTATCGACTCCAACGGCCAGCTTATGGCTGCCGAACCATATCGGCAGATGATTGTGGGATATAACAAAGGCAACCCTGTCAGGATTAAAGATATAGGTGATGCTGTTGACGGTGTTGAAAGAGACAAACAGTTTGCTGCATGGTACGGGACAAGGGATAAATGTCAATATGCCATCGTACTTGCTATTAAAAAACAACCAGGTGCCAATGCGGTAAAGGTATCCGAAGGTATTAAAGAGGTTATCCCCAAGCTTAAAAAAATGATACCTGAATCAATAGAGTGGCATACTATTTATGATTCTTCGGAGTATATTGAGGAATCCATTTCGGATGTTCAGTTTACTCTTATCCTGACCATTTTTATCGTTCTTATCGTCATATTTCTCTTTCTGAGGTCCTTTAGATCTACAATAATACCAAACATTGCCATTCCCCTTTCGATTATTGCCACCTTTTCCGCAATGGATCTCATGGGTTACAGCCTTAACAACCTGTCACTCATGGCCCTTGTCCTTGCAGTGGGCCTTGTCGTGGATGACGCTATCGTCATGCTTGAAAATGTTGTCCGGCGCATGGAAATGGGCGAAGATGCTATGACAGCATCGTTGAACGGCTCCAAAGAGATCGGTTTCACAATCATTTCAATGACGCTCTCTCTTGTAGTTGTATTTATTCCCATTCTTTTGATGCCCGGCCTCATCGGCAGACTTTTCCGTGAGTTTGCGGTAAGCATTGCCGTGTCAATTTTGCTTTCAGGTTTTATATCAATTACTTTAACCCCCATGCTGTGCAGCCGGCTTTTGAAGGGTTTTTCCGAAAAAAAGGAGGAGGGGAAATTTTATCAGAGCATCGAGCATATAATCAACATGGGAACCGCGCATTACGGTTCGACCTTGAAGTTTGTTCTTGGCCATCGGCTTATGACGCTTGTATTTACCGTTCTTATTTTGCTCGGCACGGGCTTTATGTTTATGAAAATTCCGAAGGGGTTTCTGCCAAGTCAGGACCAGAATTTTTATATGGCCTATATTCAGGCGGCAGACAGGATTTCCTTTGACGACATGGTAAAACATCAGACAGCAGCAAACGAGATAGTACAAAAAGACCCTGATATTGATACGTTTGTATCTATTGCAGGATTAAATACATACAGTCAGGGCATTATTTTCGTTGACACAAAAAATCTAAAAGAACGAAAGAGATCGATAGACCAGATTGTTGATGATATCCGGCCCAAGCTGAACAATATTCCAGGATTATTTGCCTTCCCTCAGAACCCTCCACCCATCCAGATAGGGGCTGGTAAATCCCTTGCCCAGTATCAGCTTACCCTTCAGGGTTCGGATCTTAATGAACTTTACCGTTTTGCAGGGATTTTTGAAACAAGAATGAAGGTTCTTCCGGGCATGACAGATGTTAATACAGATGTAAAATTAAACAACCCGAAGATATATATCAACGTTGACAGAGATAAGGCTGCAACTCTCGGACTTTCCCTCGATCAGATACAGAACGCTTTTTTCTCAGCCTACGCGTCACGCAAAATATCAACCATATATGCGGCGCTTAATGAATATTACGTTATACTTGAAGTTCAGCCTGAGTTCAAGCAGGATCCGAATGCACTTTCCTACCTGTATATTCAAACCAGCGCCGGAAAGCTCGTGCCCTTAAGCACTGTTGCAAGTCTCGTACAGACAACAGGCCCTACAAGCGTTAACCACACGGGCCAGCTCACATCAGCAACAGTTTCCTTTAACCTGAAACCCGGATATTCCATCGGCAACGCCGTTGAATCGGCAAAAAAAATAGCCGCTGATGTAAATCTGCCAACAGGTTTGTCATACAGCTTTCAGGGGTCAGCAGACGAGTTTCAGAAGTCTTTCGGAAGCATGGGCTTTTTATTAGCTATCACCATTCTTATACTTTACATGATCCTCGGCATTCTCTATGAAAGCTTTATACATCCCATTACCATATTGACAGCCCTCCCTCTTGCAGGGTTCGGCGCCATACTTACACTGTTTATTTTCGGCAGGGACCTTGACATGTACGGTATGGTGGGTATTATACTACTCATCGGCATCGTGAAGAAAAACGGTATTATGATGGTTGACTTCGCCCTTGAGGCTGAAAGAACTGAGGGGTTAAGCTCCGAAGACTCTATCCATAAGGCTTGCCTGATCCGCTTCCGCCCGATTATGATGACCACACTGGCAGCGCTTTTTGGCTCCATGCCTCTTGCGCTCGGCATCGGCGCAGGAGGAGATGCCCGCCAACCAATGGGACTTGCTGTTGTGGGCGGCCTTTTATTCTCACAACTTATGACACTTTACGTAACACCGGTTTTTTATGTCTATTTTGACAAATTAAATAAGCGGCTCACTGATAAACATAAAAACTCTGCAAAAGTAGTGATAATCTCGAAATAA
- a CDS encoding efflux RND transporter periplasmic adaptor subunit: protein MKNKKVTIIVVVIVLIIIGYFVLSKKKPEPPAQYAVPVLAGKAVQKTMPVIVEAIGSVEAYNSVTVYSRVVGQLQKIHFREGQDVQKGDLIFTLDPAPFNEKLRNTEAKLAQDTAQLKYNETEAKRYAFLMEKGAVSKSDFESKQTLAATQESIVISDKADVDNARLNVSFCYIRAPFTGRTGVYIVNEGTMIKDNDTKLAVINQITPIYVKFSVAEKQLPDIRKYMSSNKLKVRASTPGFQDRTQEGILSFIDNTIDPATGMIVLKAGFANKDKFLWPGQFVNIVLQLTEEPNAIVVPSAAVQISQNGSYMFVVKPDKKVEYRLVTVSRTIGNEAVLTKGVVAGETVVTDGQLKLRDGFPVEIRDSLAPPTSGAPAKPVDAANKK, encoded by the coding sequence ATGAAAAACAAAAAAGTCACAATAATTGTCGTTGTTATTGTTTTAATTATCATCGGTTACTTTGTTTTATCTAAAAAGAAACCAGAGCCGCCGGCACAATATGCAGTACCTGTCCTTGCAGGAAAGGCTGTGCAGAAAACAATGCCTGTAATAGTCGAAGCAATCGGGTCAGTTGAAGCATATAACAGCGTCACCGTCTATTCCCGTGTAGTGGGGCAACTTCAAAAAATCCATTTTAGGGAAGGGCAGGACGTTCAAAAGGGTGATTTAATTTTTACGTTAGATCCGGCACCATTTAATGAAAAACTCAGAAACACAGAGGCAAAACTTGCGCAGGATACAGCGCAACTAAAATATAACGAAACAGAGGCAAAACGCTATGCCTTCCTCATGGAAAAAGGGGCCGTATCCAAGTCTGACTTCGAAAGCAAACAAACACTTGCAGCTACCCAGGAATCAATCGTCATCTCAGATAAAGCCGATGTGGACAATGCCCGTCTTAATGTAAGTTTCTGTTATATTCGCGCTCCCTTTACCGGCAGAACCGGGGTTTACATTGTCAATGAAGGTACAATGATAAAAGATAACGACACAAAACTTGCAGTTATTAACCAGATAACTCCCATATATGTAAAATTTTCCGTTGCCGAGAAACAGCTTCCCGATATAAGGAAATATATGTCGTCAAATAAACTGAAAGTAAGGGCATCCACACCTGGCTTTCAGGACAGAACACAGGAAGGTATTTTATCGTTTATCGACAATACTATAGACCCCGCAACAGGCATGATCGTCCTTAAGGCAGGTTTCGCCAACAAGGATAAGTTCCTCTGGCCGGGACAGTTCGTAAACATAGTCCTTCAACTTACCGAGGAACCTAATGCAATCGTAGTGCCTTCTGCTGCTGTTCAGATAAGCCAGAACGGATCATACATGTTTGTCGTAAAACCTGACAAAAAAGTAGAATACCGCCTTGTCACAGTTTCCAGAACTATCGGCAACGAAGCAGTCCTGACCAAGGGTGTTGTTGCAGGAGAAACCGTTGTTACAGACGGCCAGTTGAAGCTTCGGGATGGGTTTCCTGTAGAAATCAGGGATTCTCTGGCTCCGCCGACATCCGGCGCACCTGCCAAGCCTGTTGACGCAGCTAATAAAAAATAA
- a CDS encoding TolC family protein, whose amino-acid sequence MNKANVFLIILVFIIPFSVYADEPLIKKGEQLNIEKCLEIALKVQPALMRDRYTVMQKEALLGQTKSSYYPKIDVSAGVTRNFIEKQTNDPIFKGSYPYNAYNQNNGTASLNQMIYDFGRTPSEVKTRKFDLESSKFDLDNTTITVSNNVRTAYYEVLRTKKSRDVNLEAVDQNRQHLEQARILFTAGKKPKYDVTKAELDLSNAGLKLITAENDLKIAQVKLNNAMGIDETSFYSIEDTLSFLEYNITLEDALNRAYQNRSDFKSLMAQKNSASMAVKRSQKDYLPSINGKAAYNFIGSEYPLGRGWNAGVALTMNIFEGNLTRNKVDESIAKERSIEASIESKRLDILLEVKQAYLNLLKAKDAIANTEIQVKQATENLEIAKLRYSAGIADPLEVTDATVSYSQAKLANIGALYDYKIAQANIEKAMGNK is encoded by the coding sequence ATGAACAAAGCCAATGTATTCCTGATAATCCTCGTTTTTATCATACCTTTTTCTGTATACGCTGATGAACCGCTGATCAAAAAAGGTGAACAGTTAAATATTGAAAAGTGCTTAGAAATAGCCCTGAAAGTTCAACCTGCACTTATGCGTGACAGGTATACAGTCATGCAAAAAGAAGCGCTCCTTGGCCAGACAAAATCGTCTTACTATCCGAAAATTGATGTATCTGCCGGGGTTACACGCAACTTTATTGAAAAACAGACAAATGATCCGATTTTCAAGGGCTCATACCCTTACAATGCATATAATCAAAATAACGGAACTGCCTCCCTTAACCAGATGATCTATGACTTCGGCAGAACACCATCAGAAGTAAAGACAAGAAAGTTTGATCTTGAATCATCCAAGTTTGATCTTGATAACACCACAATCACGGTATCGAACAATGTAAGAACAGCTTATTATGAAGTATTAAGGACAAAAAAATCAAGGGACGTAAATCTTGAAGCAGTTGACCAGAACAGACAACATCTCGAGCAGGCAAGAATACTTTTTACAGCCGGGAAAAAACCAAAGTACGATGTAACAAAAGCTGAACTGGATTTGAGCAATGCCGGACTTAAATTGATTACCGCCGAAAATGATCTGAAGATTGCACAGGTCAAGCTCAACAACGCCATGGGTATTGATGAAACATCGTTTTATAGCATTGAAGACACTCTCTCCTTTCTGGAGTATAACATAACCCTTGAAGATGCGCTTAACAGGGCTTATCAGAACAGGTCGGACTTTAAGTCTCTCATGGCTCAGAAAAACTCTGCCTCAATGGCTGTCAAGCGGTCGCAAAAAGATTACTTGCCAAGTATAAACGGTAAAGCGGCATATAACTTTATAGGAAGCGAATATCCTCTCGGACGGGGTTGGAATGCCGGTGTGGCATTAACGATGAATATTTTTGAAGGCAATTTGACCAGAAATAAGGTTGATGAATCGATTGCAAAGGAGCGGTCTATCGAAGCAAGTATAGAGTCTAAACGGCTTGATATACTGCTTGAAGTAAAACAGGCATATTTAAACCTGTTAAAGGCCAAAGATGCCATTGCCAATACTGAGATACAGGTAAAACAGGCAACGGAAAATCTTGAGATTGCAAAACTCAGATATAGCGCCGGAATTGCAGACCCCCTTGAAGTAACAGATGCCACCGTCTCTTACAGTCAGGCAAAGTTGGCCAATATTGGCGCGCTCTATGATTACAAGATTGCTCAGGCAAACATTGAAAAAGCCATGGGGAATAAATAA
- a CDS encoding Crp/Fnr family transcriptional regulator, which produces MKQYIDNIKTVNLFSALQDNEIEAISRITTLKNCPKGYLVFQEGEEGDALYIVVNGKVKVLIYDDEGREYILYIIGKDGFFGELSLIDELPRSANIMTIEDSTFLVIRKVEFSKLLIDNPTITISILKTMSKRLRAADERIRGLAFLNVEGRILKYLIDFGERTGVKIKNYLIIEKGPSQVEIAISCGCARETVSRMIKNLVEKGILSVVKKRYTIQLPQTPS; this is translated from the coding sequence ATGAAGCAATATATCGACAACATAAAGACTGTTAACCTCTTCTCTGCATTACAAGATAACGAGATAGAGGCAATCTCCAGGATAACAACGCTTAAAAACTGCCCTAAAGGTTATTTGGTCTTTCAGGAGGGGGAAGAAGGAGACGCCCTGTACATTGTTGTTAACGGCAAGGTGAAGGTATTAATCTATGATGATGAAGGCAGGGAATATATACTTTATATAATTGGAAAAGACGGTTTTTTCGGAGAACTTTCCCTTATTGATGAACTGCCGAGGTCTGCAAACATTATGACTATTGAAGATTCAACATTTTTAGTCATAAGGAAGGTTGAATTCTCAAAACTACTGATAGATAATCCCACAATTACCATAAGTATATTGAAAACCATGTCAAAAAGATTGAGGGCTGCAGATGAAAGGATCAGAGGACTTGCCTTTTTAAACGTTGAGGGGAGAATTCTGAAATACCTCATAGATTTTGGCGAGAGAACAGGTGTTAAAATAAAAAATTATCTTATTATAGAAAAAGGCCCTTCACAGGTTGAAATAGCCATATCATGCGGATGCGCGCGCGAGACTGTTTCGAGAATGATAAAGAATCTTGTCGAAAAAGGTATCCTCAGTGTTGTAAAGAAACGTTACACCATACAACTCCCGCAAACACCCTCCTAA